From the genome of Pseudarthrobacter sp. NIBRBAC000502772:
AATGTGAATGAGGCTGCTGCACGCTTGCCCTCAGGCCAGGTGATGGGGTGGGCGGAATCCGCGAATGCTTCAAAGGTCATGGTGTGGTTCCTAGAGGTTCAGTGTCCGTCAGTAATTCAGGTCCGGGGCGTTTCAGAGGCCGGCGGGAGCGTTGGTCCGGGCGGCGAATCCCAGGTCCGCGGACGCCAGGTGGGCGGCGGTGTCCGTTTGGTCGGCCTCGAGGTATTTGCGGTGGACTTTCGGCCCGAGGATGGCGTAGGTGCCGGCACTGGCAAGGCCACCGGCAAGCCAGGACAGGTCCCAGCCGCCCAGGGCCACGGCAATGGGACCCTGCATCGCCGGAACGAGTCCGTACATAAACAGCCAGGTGGCGAAGATGCCGACCAGGAGGGAGGCGACGCCCGCCCAGTTGACGCCGGGGAGACGTTTGGTGCCGACGGCGTCGAAGAGCCTCTCCGGGTTGCCCGGCCAGCGCTTCTCGATCCAGAAGTAGTGGACCAGCATGACTCCGCCCCACGCGGCAACCCACGCTACGAGCCCGATGAGCCAGGCGTCGAGGACTGTTGCGAAGTCTTCCTGGAAGATGAAGAACACGACCGCGGCGAGGGAGAAGAGTCCGACGAACAGGTTGAGTTTGCGGCGGCTGATGGTGATATCCAGCGACTGCGTGGCCACGGAGAAAGTGTAGATGTTGAGGATATTCGTGGCTATGGGGCCGTGCAGCACCATCAGCAGCACCGGCAGCGCGAGGACGCCGAAGTTCTGGACGATGAGCTTCCCGGGGTCGATCTCGCCGCTGTTGGTGGCCAGGCTTGCGCCGAGGATTCCCAGCCAGACAACGGGGATGAACTGGCCAAGCACGGATGCCAGGTAGACCTTTTTCTTGGGAACTTGGGTGCTCACGAAGCGGGAGTAGTCTGCGGCGTAGGTGAACCAGGTGATGCCCCAGCCGATGCCGATGGCGGTCATCACGGCGCTCATGGCCGCGATCCGTTCGGAGCCTTCCAGGATGTTGCCGGCGGGACCGGCGTACGTCCAGTTGATCTTCATGCCGAACCAGGCCACGGCGGACATGACGGCCAGGATGAGGATGGTGGGCGGCACCGTCCATTTTTCGAAGGCGGCGATGGCTTTGTAGCCGAACCAGGCGATGGCTACCTGCGCGGCCATGATGGCGGTGGCGACGCCGATCTTCCAGCCATAGTTGTGTGCCGTGGGATCCACCCATCCGAGCGTGCCGAAGAGTGCCATGACCAGGTCCAGGATGATCCACGTGTTGACCGCGCACCAGCCGATCACCAGGACCGCCTGGATGGCTGCGGGCAGGTAGTTGCCGCGGCGGCCGAAGGCTGCGCGGGCCAGGACCATGCCGGTGGCGCCGGTCTTTTGGCCGAGGAGCACAAAGCAGCCGAAGAGCAGCATGCCGATCAGGTTGCCCAGGACCAGGACGATGACGGTATCCGCGAAACCCAGCCCCAAGTGGATTCCGAGGGCACCCAGTACCCAGTTGATCGGCGCCAGGTTGGCGCCGGCCCAGATCCAGAACTGTCCGGAGACCTTGTGCGTCCGCTGGGATTCGGGGATCGGCTGGAGCCAGGCTTCGCAATCTTCAAGTGCAGGTTGCTGTCCTGCTCCTGCGGTTGAGGGTTTTTGTTGCATTGGGGCCTCTTCGTTGAGGGGATGGGGATTCCTCAAGATTATGTGTCCCAGACCACATGCACCACATACAATGTGTCTTGAAGTTTATGAGAAGACGCGACGGAGTGTCATGCCAATACGCCTGCAGGATGTTTTGAAACATTCCACCCTCACGCCCGCGGATCCGGTGATCCGCGCAGCGGCGGCCGTTGCGGCCCAGACGCAGCTGCGCTGGATTCACTCCAGTGAGGTTTTGGATATTGCCCCGCTGCTTGGCGGCGGTGAACTGTTGCTGACCGGCGGCCAGGCTCTTGCTTTGGCAACGGACAAACGTCGCGCGGACTACATCTGGGAGCTGGCAGAACGCGGCGTGGCCGCGCTGGCCATAGAGACTGGCACGGAGCTGGCCTCGATACCGTCGTCGATGGTGGCAGCAGCTGAAGCGGCCGGCCTTCCGCTGATAGAGCTTCGCAAGGTGGTGCCCTTTGTAGGCGTGATGGAAGCCATCAACTCACTCCTGGTGAGCGAATCTGCTGCCCAGCTGCAGGAGGCTGACCGGGCCAGTCACGCGATGGCGGTGGAGTTGGCCCACGGCGGCAGCCTTAACCGGATCCTGGCTGTCCTGGCGGACGCTACCGGCGCGGAAGTTGTCCTGACGTCCACCGCGGGCGCCCCGCTGGCCAGTGCACTGCCGGCTGATCATACGGGGGAGCCGGAGCCCGAAGAATCCAGCGACGCGCCGGACCGTGCCCGGACCATCCAGATTGACGTGTCCGTGCGTGGCATCCCTTCAGCCCGCCTCAGCCTTCATGCCCTGGCGGGAGCGGACGTGAACCTGGCGAGGATCGCGGGGAACCGCTCGGTGGACATTCTGGCGTTGGCCCTGCTGCAGCGCATGCCCCCCGGCCTGAAGGAGATGGCGGGTGCGGCGCTGATCCGCGCCGTCGATTCCGGAACTCAAAACTGGCGTCTCCAGCAGCTCGCTCCTGCGGCCGGGATCCCGTTGTCCGCGCAGCTGGTGGCTGTTGTGGTTCGTTCCCCCGGCTCGCGGCAACCCCGGATGGCTGTGGAGCACCTGCTGGAGCGGGTGGGGCATCACAGTGCAAGCTACGCCGACAACGCGGAACTCTTGGCGCTGGCCGTGCTCCGCCCCGGGAAGACGCAGGAAGACCGGGACGCAATTCTGGCCGGACTGCAGTCGCTGGCGTTGCCGGAGGGAACTGTCAGCGCCGTCGGTCCGGTGGCCACCGGAATCTCCGCCGCGCCATGGTCCCTGACGGAAGCCCGGCTGACGCTGGACCTTGCCGCCGGCGCCGAGCCGGTCAAGGCCGCGCCGCTCAGAGCCGGGCCGGGACAGTCCGGAGTGGTCCTCGACGCCGACGCTTTCGCGGTGGAGCGGCTCGCTTTCCATACGCTGGATGAAACCCAGCGCACGGACTATGTCAGCCAGCAGCTCGGTGCCCTCGTCGTCCACGATGCCCAACGAAATTCCGCGCTGGTTGAGACGCTGCGGGTCTGGCTGGATTCCGGCTGCAACACGGCGCAGGCTGCGCGTGAGCTGCACCTGGAGCGGCAGTCGATGCATCAGCGGCTGCAGCGGATCTTCTCACTCTGCGGCGGCGATCCCCGCGGAACGGGCCGTTTGGCAGCGCTGCACCTGGCCACCCGGCTGGCAGCGCTGTAGCCCAGCAGGTGGAGGATGCGGTCCTCTCCCAGGCCGAGGCTGCCTACCGGCAGCTGCGCGACAAGCTGATCATGTTGGAGATCCGGCCCGGCGAGCCCATCAACGACGGGCAGCTCGCGGCTGAGCTTGGCTTTGGCGCACCCCTGTTCGGGAGGCGATCAAGCGGCTGGAAGCGGACCACCTGGTGATCCCGCCGCGGGACGCCGCCGCCGTCAGCGGGTGCGTGGTTCGCTGTCGACGTAGGAGCCCGGGCGGTTTTCGGTGTGGTGTTGGCAGTTGCAGCTGCTGTCCAGTTGTAGTTGGACGGTTACTGGGTTTGTTGATTCGAGTTGGATTTCCAGGGGTTCTGTTCCGTTTCTGCTGAGGCGGAGGGTTGGTTTTTGATCGTGGTGGTTGTGCATGGGGTGGCCTTTGCTGCTGGGTGGGGGTGTGGGTGTGCCCCGGTGGCACGGGTTGGTTGGCCGCGTGCTACCGGGGCGGGTTGTTTCTGGGGGTGGGTTTAGGTGTTGTCCCGGTCTGTCTGTCGGGCCTGGATGGTGGGGATGCTGCCTGTGTGGGTGCCGCCTTGGTGGGAGTCCGGGTCCGGGCAGGAATCGGCGCAGTCGTGCTTTGTCACGAGGTCGAATTGAATGCCGCCGTGTTGTTCCACGCCGGTTCTGATGGCCCGTTCGACGACGGATGTGGCCAGGCGCCGTCGGAGGGAGAGAGGATCGCGGCGCAGGTCCTTGGCGAGGGCAAAGCAGAGCAGGAGCATGACGACGATGAACGGCAGGGCTGCGACGATGGTGATGCGTTGCAGGCCGGCCAGGGCTTCGGAGGGTTCGTCGCCGCCGGCCAGCAGCATGACTGCTGCCACGGCGCCGGTGAGGCTGCCCCAGAAGATGACGACTCCGCGGCGGGGGTGCTCGGCGCCGTTGGAGCTGAGTGATCCCATCACGATGGAGGCGGCATCGGCGCCGGTGACGAAGAAGATCGCGACCAGGACCATGGCCAGCACGATGACGCCGGCGGTGAGCCAGCCCGGCATGCCAAGGTTTTTGACGAGGTCGAAGAGTGCGCCGTCGAAGTTGACGGAGGATACGCCGTCGGCCGTTGTTACCAGCCCGGGCGTGCCTGCCTTATCGGCTTCCTGCTGGACATGGAAGGCGGCTCCGCCGAAGATGCCGAACCAGATGACGCTGACGACGCTGGGGACCAGCAGCACGCCGGTGACGAACTGGCGGATGGTGCGGCCGCGGCTGATGCGGGCAATGAACATGCCGACGAAGGGCGTCCAGGAGATCCACCAGGCCCAGTAGAAGATGGTCCAGCTGGTCATCCAGCTTCGGAGGGCTTCATCGCCGACTGCTTCGGTCCGGGACGACATCTCGGCCAGGTCGCGGGCGTAGTCGCCGACGGCGGACGGGATCAGGTTGAGGATGAACAGGGTCGGACCGGCGATGAAGACGATGAGTGCGAGGACGACGGCCAGGACCATGTTGATGTTGGAGAGCCACTGGATGCCGCGGCTGATGCCGGAGACGGCCGAAGCGACGAAGCAGAAGGTCAGGACGGCGACGATCCCCACAAGCACGGGAGTGCCGACTTCGCCGAACCAGCCGTTGGAGGTCATGCCGCTGCCGATCTGCAGGGCGCCGAGGCCCAGGGAAGCGGCGGTGCCAAAGAGGGTGGCGAAAATGGCCAGGATGTTGATGAACTTCCCGAGCGGGCCTTCCACCATCCTCATGCCGAAAAGTGAGGTGAAGGCTGCGGAGACCAGTTGCCGGCGGCCGAGGCGGTAGGTGCCGTATGCCATGGCGATGCCGACCACTGCGTACATGGCCCAGGGGTGCAGTGTCCAGTGGAAGATCGAGGTGGCCATGGCCGTCTGGATCGCTGCGGGGGTGCGGCCGTCCACGGTTCCGGGCGGGGGAGAGATGTAGTGGTAGAGCGGTTCGGCTACACCGTAGAACATCAGTCCGATGCCCATGCCGGCGGCGAACATCATCGCGACCCAGGAGACGGTACGGAATTCGGGTTTCTCGCCGTCTTTGCCCAGCGGGATATTGCCGAACTTGCCCAGGGCCAGCCACAGGACGAACACGACGAACAGGGACGCCAGGACCATAAAGAGCCAGCCGGTGTATTCCATGACCCAATTCAGGGCAACCGTGGAGGACGAGGCGAGGCTGTCCCGGCCCACGAAGCCCCAGATCACGAAGGCGATGGCGATGGCGCCGGTGATCCCGAAGGTGACTTTGTCGAGGGTGAGTGAGTGGTTCCGGCGCAGGGAGACGGCCTGCTCGGTCTTGGCAGTACGAAGCTCTTCGAGGATCTGTTCGTACTCTTCAACGTCCGGCAGTGGTTCTGCGGCGCCGTCCTCCGGATCGAGGACAGCAGGGTTGGTGTTTTCTCCCGCGGGGACACCAATGACTGTTTTGGTGTTTCGCGTACTTTCGGGGTTTTCGTTGGGGGGAATTGCTGCCAAAGCGTTGTCGGCAGTCAACTCTTCGGGGGTTGAGGGTTTTAAGCCACGGCTTATAGCCATGAGCGAATCCTTTGCTCGGCGGATCATGGGCTTTGCGGATAAGACATGGCCTTGAGGGGTGAGCCCGGGGGAACGTTGGGGGCTTCCTCCGATTCAAGGCCTTGTCCATGGGGCACCTCTTTGGGGTCAGGGATCAGTTTGCTTAGGTAAGGCCGGACGCCTCCGATCGTTCGGTACGGATCAACGCATTCCCCCGGACTAGTTGAGATTTCCTCGGACTAGTTGAGGTAGCCGTTCGGGTTCAGGACATACTTCGTGGCCGCTCCGGCATCGAATTCTGCGTAACCCCGCGGGGCATCCTCGAGCGAAATGGCCGTGGCGTTGACCGCCTTGGCGATCTGGATCCTGTCATGCAGGATCGCCATCATGAGTTGCCGGTTGTACTTCATCACCGGGCACTGGCCGGTCGCGAAGGAGAGCGACTTCGCCCAGCCGGTGCCCAGGGACAGGGACAGGCTGCCCTTCTGGGCCGCCTCGTCCGCGGCACCCGGATCCCCGGTGACATAAAGGCCGGGAATGCCCAGGGAACCGCCGGCGGCGGTGAGGTCCATCAGGGAATTGAGCACGGCGGCCGGCGCCTCCTGGGCCCCGGCACCGTGTCCGTGTCCGCGGGCCTCGAAACCGACCGCGTCGATACCGGCATCGACCTCCCGGACGCCGAGAAGCTGCTCGATCTGGTCAGCCGGATCGCCGTTGGCCACATTGACGGTTTCGCAGCCAAAGGATCGGGCCTGGGCCAGGCGGTCCTCATTGAGGTCCCCCACGATGACCACCGCGGCCCCCAGCAGTTGCGCGCTGGCCGCCGCGGCAAGCCCCACGGGACCGGCCCCGGCAACATAGACGGTGGATCCGACGCCGACACCTGCCGTAACGGCCCCGTGGAATCCGGTCGGGAGGATGTCCGAGAGCATGGTCAGGTCCATGATCTTCTCCAGGGCCTGGTCGCGATCAGGGAACCGCAACAGGTTCCAGTCCGCGTAGGGGACCAGGACGAACTCCGCCTGCCCGCCGACCCATCCGCCCATGTCAACATAGCCGTAGGCGGACCCGGGACGGTCCGGGTTCACGTTCAGGCAGATCCCGGTCTTGCCCTCCTTGCAGTTCCGGCAGCGCCCGCAGGAGATATTGAAGGGGACCGAGACGATGTCCCCGACCTTGATGAACTCCACGTCGGGCCCGGTCTCGATGACTTCCCCGGTGATCTCGTGCCCCAGGACGAGGCCGGCCGGGGCGGTCGTGCGGCCACGAACCATGTGCTGGTCCGAGCCGCAGATGTTGGTGCTTACGGTGCGCAGGATGACCCCGTGCGGGACCTTCCGGCCGACATTGACGGGATTGACGCCGGGCCCGGCCTGCAGTTCAAAGGTCGGAAACGGGGTATCGATGATTTCCACGATCCCCGGCGCCTTGTATGCAACGGCTTTGTTACCTGACATTGAATGGCTCCTATGGGTTGGCGATCGAACCCTCACGGTGATGCTGGTCGCATCAGGCTGTCTGTGAGGTAGTTGTTGTCAGTCTTGGTGAAGCAAGCTGGAAGCGGCTAGGCGTCGATCACCAAATCGGTGCGCGCTGTGGAGCAGCAGGGCAGGAACTTGCCTGCATCGATTTCCCGTGCCCGGATCCCGCCCTGGTGGTTCATCTCGACGTCCCCGGAAAGCTTGACGACCTTGCAGGAGCCACACATGCCCTCCTTGCAGTTAGCGCCGATCCTGACGCCCGCACGCTGGGCCGCCCCGAGGATGTGCTCGGTGGGGTCGATGCGCACATTGATGCCGGTGCGCATGAAGGACAGCGTGAGGCTTCCCGTTCCCACGGTGTCGAAGCTCGAGGCATCAGGGGAGTCGGCCTCCGGCGCCATGCCGGAACCGCCGTCGGGGGCCTCGGTAGGGGGCGCGTCCGGGTCGACGGTTTCCAGCGGCAGCCCCGTGGCCTTCAGGGTTCCCTCGGCGTCGTAGCCTGGCTCGTAGAGCCCGAACGCGGTGGGCTGGCTTTCGTAGTAGTCCTCGGCGGAGTCAGCGATTTCCTCGGCGATTTCCTCAGCAATGTCCACGGCAAACGCGAGCTCCGCCTGGTATTCAAGGAGCGTCTGGCGATCTCCCGAGAAGAATTCCATGTAGATGGAGGTGTCGTCGACGCCAACCTTCCCCAGGAGCTCGGTGGCGGTGTTCAGGTAACCCTCGGGGCCGCAGGCATAGACCTGGCGGCCGTTGGCATCGGGGGCCACCTCGTCCAGCATGGCTGCCGTCAGTCTTCCGCTGAGCCCTTCCCACCCCTCGGGTCTGTTGCGGTCGCCGAGGGAGTAGAAGACCTTGATGCGCGAGTCCACGGAGGCGATGTAGGCCAGCTCCTTGTGGAAGGCAAAGCCTCCGGCCTCCGCTCCGTGGTAGAGCACCACAACATCGGCATGTCCGGGCAGGGAGTGGATGGTCCGCACCATGGACATGATGGGGGTGATGCCTGCGCCGGCGGCCAGCAAGAGATACCGCGCCCGCCGGTCGGCATCCGGCAAGTGGAACGCGCCGACCGGCCCGAGCATCTCGAGCACAGTGCCGGGTTTGACATTCTCGTGCACCCACGGTGAAACCAGTCCTGTGGGGTCGCGTTTGACACTGATGTTGAAGGTCCAAGGCTCAGTCGGGGAACTGGACAGCGAATAGCTGCGGTCCACCGGATCCTGGCCCTCGCCATTCACCGGAAAAGCGATGTTCACATACTGGCCCGCACGGAACGCCAGGGGCGCACCGTCGCAGCGGCGGAACACGAAGGTCATTAAGCCGCCCGCCTCGGGAACGGTCTCCACACATTCGGCCATGAACTCCTGTGGATGCCAGGGGCCCAGTGCACGGGCAGCACGGGCGGGTGCCTCGGTGCTGCCCATGACCCTGTTCCACGGCATCTCAAGACCGCGAATGCGCTGTGGCTCCCGGATGGCCGTCTCGGTGAGGAGTTCAATCATGCCAAGTGCTCCTGCACACGCTGCACGTACCAGTTGATGAACGCCTCCACCTGGTACTCGCTCTTCATGTACGGGCCGGGCTCGTAGGCCGGGCTTCCGGCACCCTGCTGGCACAACTCCACGAACGCCTTGTCCTGCAGGTTTGTCTGCTTCCAGGTGTAGGTGAGCTTCTCAAGGTCGTAGTCGACGCCTTCCTCGGCGTCGTCGGCCACCAGCCAGGTGGTGCGTACCAGGGTCTGGTGTTCGTTGACGGGGAAGACGCCGAACGTGATGACGTGGTCGCTCTGGAAGTGGAACCAGCTGTTGGGCTGCAGGTGCATCGAGCAGCGGCCAAGGCGGAAGTCCGGCAAGTCGCCGAGCAGCTTCTTGGAGAGCCTGCGCCCGTCGGGCGAGAACGATTCGCCCTCTCCGTCGAGCGATTCACGTGAGATGCGGATTCCTGCGATGCGTGTGTCGAGCTCCTCGACCACCTCGTAGGGAAGGCCGTAGCGGCGGCAACGCTCCTCGAGCGAGGACTGGGCTTCCTTGTTGCGGTCCCACACTTCTTCGAGATGGGCCGGGATCAGGCCCTCCGTCAGTCCCCAGGTGGGAAAGAGGGAACAGGCGAGCTCCGGGTGTCCGTCGCAGTGGTAGCACTCACGGTTGTTCTCCATGACGAGCTTCCAGTTGCCCTCCTCGATGATGTTCTGCTGGTAGGCGATTTTCGTCTTCGACAGATCGTGGGGCGCGAGGTATGGCTCGAAGATCTTTGAGGTTTCGTCGAAGTCGGTTGGCGGTTCGTCCGCAATGCAGACGAAGATGAGTCCGGCCACCTCGCGGCTGTGGGCACGCTTGAGGCCGAAGCAGCCCTTGTCGAACTTCGTCTCCCCCGGTGCCGAGGCGTGGATCAGATTACCTTCTGGAGAGTATGTCCAGGAGTGGTAGCCGCAGACCAGGTTTCCTGTTGACCCCGCGGCTTCTGTGAGGACGCGGGCGCCGCGGTGGCGGCACACGTTGTGCAGGACGTTAACGCCGCCGTCGTCGTTGCGCAGGACGATCAGGGAGTAGGGCCCGTAGTCGACGGTGATGTAGTCACCCGGCTCCGGCAGTTCGGCGATGCTGCCGGCAAAGATCCAGTGCTGGCCAAAGATGGCCTTCATGTCGATGCTGAAGATCGTCGGGTCGGTGTAGAAGGGGGCATCGAGGGAATATCCCGTGCGCCGGAACTCGAACAACTCGCTGATTTCCGCCAGCTGCTCTGCAGGCAAGGATGAAGCGAGTTTTCCGCGTGAGTTGAGGGGCAAGACTGGAGCAGACATGTGTTTCCTCCCGGGAGGCGTGGGTAAGTGTGTGATTCGTGGGACCACGGCTGCGTGGGGGTGCGAGCGGCGTTGTCGAAAACCTTGTAATCATGAGATTAGAGATCATTGATCCGCAACAAAAGCGCAAGATTTGGAAGATATCCGTGCACAATAGGTGCATGATCGATGCGAGGCTCATCACACTTCGGGTGCTTGCCCGGTGCGGCACCATTGGCGCAACCGCGGAGCTCACGGGGTATTCTCCCTCCGCCGTCTCCGCGCAATTGCGGGAGCTCCAGCGTGTGCTTGGAATGCAGCTGCTGACGAAGGACGGCCGGGGCGTGCGGCTGACCGCCACGGGCCGCTTTCTCGTGGCCGGCTCGGACACCCTCATTGCCGAATGGGAGCGCCTGCGCGCAGCAGCCATGGAGGCCGGCGACCAGGTGCAGTCCCGTTTTGGCCTGGGCGGTTTCTCCACGGCGGCCGCACAGTTGCTCGCGCCGCTGGCCGCCACCCTGCGCTCGACACGCCCACTGCTTGAGGTGCAGGTACTCGAGGCCAACCCGGCCCGCTGCTTCGATTTGTTGGTTGCCGAGCGAATCGACCTCGCGGTCATTGTTGCCATGCAGTCCGACACCTATGTTGAGGACGATCCTCGCTTCGAACAGACCGTTCTGCTCGACGATCCCCTGGACGTGATCATTCCCGCTGACCATCCGTTGGCATCGCGGGAAACTGTGACGCTCGAAGAGCTCGCGTCGGAACCATGGATCACCGAAGCCGCCGGTTCCACCTACCACTCCCTCTTCACGGCAGCCTTCACGGCAGTCGGGGTGACACCGCGCATTGCCCATGAGGCCGTTGAATGGGAAACCCAAATCGCCTTCGTGGGTGCGGGGCTGGGTGTGGGCCTGCTGCCGCGACTGGCACCCTTGCATAGCGCCGAAAACGTGGTTCGACTGCGCATCAGTGGCAAAGGGAAGCCATCGCGCCGCATCGTCGCTGCGGTGCGCAGGGGCAGCATCGCATCGCCCCTGATCCAGGAGTCGCTCGGTATCCTGCAGGTCAGCGCCAATCGGATCCTCGCCGCCCGACCCGAAGACGATCTCTAAAATCGCCTGGCCGCTATTCGTTGACGGCGGGCGAGCAGGTCTAAAAGGTGGCGACACGAGCGCGGCAGGCGTTCTACGCCGTACTAGGCGGGCCGCGGCACTGGATGGAGCCAGAGCGTGCCCTAAGCGGCCCACGAAAGGGCCGTTTGCGGGCTGTAACCACGCCCGGCGTCCGTCGGCTGCACGGCTTCACCTACTGCAATCAACACAGCTCTGGCTTATGTTCTGCTCGCGGTCGTCCTGGCGATTCTGAGGGTCGATATTCGTGAGCTCGTCGGTCCGGTCACGCTGGTGCCGTGTGGTGGTTGCTGTTGGCGTTAGCGGGGGTGTGGGTGTGCCCCGGTGGCACGGGTTGGTTGGCCGCGTGCTACCGGGGCGGGTTGTTTCTGGGGGTGGGTTTAGGTGTTGTCCCGGTCTGTCTGTCGGGCCTGGATGGTGGGGATGCTGCCTGTGTGGGTGCCGCCTTGGTGGGAGTCCGGGTCCGGGCAGGAATCGGCGCAGTCGTGCTTTGTCACGAGGTCGAATTGAATGCCGCCGTGTTGTTCCACGCCGGTTCTGATGGCCCGTTCGACGACGGATGTGGCCAGGCGCCGTCGGAGGGAGAGAGGATCGCGGCGCAGGTCCTTGGCGAGGGCAAAGCAGAGCAGGAGCATGACGACGATGAACGGCAGGGCTGCGACGATGGTGATGCGTTGCAGGCCGGCCAGGGCTTCGGAGGGTTCGTCGCCGCCGGCCAGCAGCATGACTGCTGCCACGGCGCCGGTGAGGCTGCCCCAGAAGATGACGACTCCGCGGCGGGGGTGCTCGGCGCCGTTGGAGCTGAGTGATCCCATCACGATGGAGGCGGCATCGGCGCCGGTGACGAAGAAGATCGCGACCAGGACCATGGCCAGCACGATGACGCCGGCGGTGAGCCAGCCCGGCATGCCAAGGTTTTTGACGAGGTCGAAGAGTGCGCCGTCGAAGTTGACGGAGGATACGCCGTCGGCCGTTGTTACCAGCCCGGGCGTGCCTGCCTTATCGGCTTCCTGCTGGACATGGAAGGCGGCTCCGCCGAAGATGCCGAACCAGATGACGCTGACGACGCTGGGGACCAGCAGCACGCCGGTGACGAACTGGCGGATGGTGCGGCCGCGGCTGATGCGGGCAATGAACATGCCGACGAAGGGCGTCCAGGAGATCCACCAGGCCCAGTAGAAGATGGTCCAGCTGGTCATCCAGCTTCGGAGGGCTTCATCGCCGACTGCTTCGGTCCGGGACGACATCTCGGCCAGGTCGCGGGCGTAGTCGCCGACGGCGGACGGGATCAGGTTGAGGATGAACAGGGTCGGACCGGCGATGAAGACGATGAGTGCGAGGACGACGGCCAGGACCATGTTGATGTTGGAGAGCCACTGGATGCCGCGGCTGATGCCGGAGACGGCCGAAGCGACGAAGCAGAAGGTCAGGACGGCGACGATCCCCACAAGCACGGGAGTGCCGACTTCGCCGAACCAGCCGTTGGAGGTCATGCCGCTGCCGATCTGCAGGGCGCCGAGGCCCAGGGAAGCGGCGGTGCCAAAGAGGGTGGCGAAAATGGCCAGGATGTTGATGAACTTCCCGAGCGGGCCTTCCACCATCCTCATGCCGAAAAGTGAGGTGAAGGCTGCGGAGACCAGTTGCCGGCGGCCGAGGCGGTAGGTGCCGTATGCCATGGCGATGCCGACCACTGCGTACATGGCCCAGGGGTGCAGTGTCCAGTGGAAGATCGAGGTGGCCATGGCCGTCTGGATCGCTGCGGGGGTGCGGCCGTCCACGGTTCCGGGCGGGGGAGAGATGTAGTGGTAGAGCGGTTCGGCTACGCCGTAGAACATCAGTCCGATGCCCATGCCGGCGGCGAACATCATCGCGACCCAGGAGACGGTACGGAATTCGGGTTTCTCGCCGTCTTTGCCCAGCGGGATATTGCCGAACTTGCCCAGGGCCAGCCACAGGACGAACACGACGAACAGGGACGCCAGGACCATAAAGAGCCAGCCGGTGTATTCCATGACCCAATTCAGGGCAACCGTGGAGGACGAGGCGAGGCTGTCCCGGCCCACGAAGCCCCAGATCACGAAGGCGATGGCGATGGCGCCGGTGATCCCGAAGGTGACTTTGTCGAGGGTGAGTGAGTGGTTCCGGCGCAGGGAGACGGCCTGCTCGGTCTTGGCAGTACGAAGCTCTTCGAGGATCTGTTCGTACTCTTCAACGTCCGGCAGTGGTTCTGCGGCGCCGTCCTCCGGATCGAGGACAGCAGGATTGGCGTCTACGTTGCGGGGAAAT
Proteins encoded in this window:
- a CDS encoding ferredoxin reductase; amino-acid sequence: MIELLTETAIREPQRIRGLEMPWNRVMGSTEAPARAARALGPWHPQEFMAECVETVPEAGGLMTFVFRRCDGAPLAFRAGQYVNIAFPVNGEGQDPVDRSYSLSSSPTEPWTFNISVKRDPTGLVSPWVHENVKPGTVLEMLGPVGAFHLPDADRRARYLLLAAGAGITPIMSMVRTIHSLPGHADVVVLYHGAEAGGFAFHKELAYIASVDSRIKVFYSLGDRNRPEGWEGLSGRLTAAMLDEVAPDANGRQVYACGPEGYLNTATELLGKVGVDDTSIYMEFFSGDRQTLLEYQAELAFAVDIAEEIAEEIADSAEDYYESQPTAFGLYEPGYDAEGTLKATGLPLETVDPDAPPTEAPDGGSGMAPEADSPDASSFDTVGTGSLTLSFMRTGINVRIDPTEHILGAAQRAGVRIGANCKEGMCGSCKVVKLSGDVEMNHQGGIRAREIDAGKFLPCCSTARTDLVIDA
- a CDS encoding SRPBCC family protein, with amino-acid sequence MSAPVLPLNSRGKLASSLPAEQLAEISELFEFRRTGYSLDAPFYTDPTIFSIDMKAIFGQHWIFAGSIAELPEPGDYITVDYGPYSLIVLRNDDGGVNVLHNVCRHRGARVLTEAAGSTGNLVCGYHSWTYSPEGNLIHASAPGETKFDKGCFGLKRAHSREVAGLIFVCIADEPPTDFDETSKIFEPYLAPHDLSKTKIAYQQNIIEEGNWKLVMENNRECYHCDGHPELACSLFPTWGLTEGLIPAHLEEVWDRNKEAQSSLEERCRRYGLPYEVVEELDTRIAGIRISRESLDGEGESFSPDGRRLSKKLLGDLPDFRLGRCSMHLQPNSWFHFQSDHVITFGVFPVNEHQTLVRTTWLVADDAEEGVDYDLEKLTYTWKQTNLQDKAFVELCQQGAGSPAYEPGPYMKSEYQVEAFINWYVQRVQEHLA
- a CDS encoding LysR family transcriptional regulator, with product MIDARLITLRVLARCGTIGATAELTGYSPSAVSAQLRELQRVLGMQLLTKDGRGVRLTATGRFLVAGSDTLIAEWERLRAAAMEAGDQVQSRFGLGGFSTAAAQLLAPLAATLRSTRPLLEVQVLEANPARCFDLLVAERIDLAVIVAMQSDTYVEDDPRFEQTVLLDDPLDVIIPADHPLASRETVTLEELASEPWITEAAGSTYHSLFTAAFTAVGVTPRIAHEAVEWETQIAFVGAGLGVGLLPRLAPLHSAENVVRLRISGKGKPSRRIVAAVRRGSIASPLIQESLGILQVSANRILAARPEDDL
- a CDS encoding BCCT family transporter, with product MALNSDLKSHTPEEVPAVNDLAAFPRNVDANPAVLDPEDGAAEPLPDVEEYEQILEELRTAKTEQAVSLRRNHSLTLDKVTFGITGAIAIAFVIWGFVGRDSLASSSTVALNWVMEYTGWLFMVLASLFVVFVLWLALGKFGNIPLGKDGEKPEFRTVSWVAMMFAAGMGIGLMFYGVAEPLYHYISPPPGTVDGRTPAAIQTAMATSIFHWTLHPWAMYAVVGIAMAYGTYRLGRRQLVSAAFTSLFGMRMVEGPLGKFINILAIFATLFGTAASLGLGALQIGSGMTSNGWFGEVGTPVLVGIVAVLTFCFVASAVSGISRGIQWLSNINMVLAVVLALIVFIAGPTLFILNLIPSAVGDYARDLAEMSSRTEAVGDEALRSWMTSWTIFYWAWWISWTPFVGMFIARISRGRTIRQFVTGVLLVPSVVSVIWFGIFGGAAFHVQQEADKAGTPGLVTTADGVSSVNFDGALFDLVKNLGMPGWLTAGVIVLAMVLVAIFFVTGADAASIVMGSLSSNGAEHPRRGVVIFWGSLTGAVAAVMLLAGGDEPSEALAGLQRITIVAALPFIVVMLLLCFALAKDLRRDPLSLRRRLATSVVERAIRTGVEQHGGIQFDLVTKHDCADSCPDPDSHQGGTHTGSIPTIQARQTDRDNT